The window TGCAGGCTTTGCTTGATCCAATTCGCGCAGTAGCGGGGTTCACTGTTCGTATCTTCGCGAATCGTATACGTAAGGCCATGCTCGAGCGACACATTCTCGATCACACTGAGCAGCTCAGCTTCCAGCGCGTTGCGACGCCGTAAATCAATATCCCGCAAATCAATGGTGAAGGATACCTTCTCAGGGATGATATTGCGAGAGTCGGGGAACACAGAGAGTGAACCCACTGTACCAACGGTAGGTGCACCCGGCTCCTGCCGCACTAACTCATTGAGCGCCACGATGATTTTGGCGCAGCCTAGAAGCGCGTCGTGGCGCATAGACATCGGCACTGAACCCGCGTGCCCGGCGAAGCCGATCATCTCCACGGTGAGCCACAATGGACCAGAGATTCCGCTGACGATACCGATCGGAGCATCGAGTGACTCCAGAACTGGACCTTGCTCGATATGCAGCTCTAGAAAAGCGCCAATCCGACCTTCTTGGTACACATAGCTCTCGAAGTCTGCAGGGTCGCACCCGAACTGAACCAATGCTTCTCTGCGTGTAACGCCATTTTTGTCCGTACGCTCCAACTCATTTTCTTCAAGCTTCCCGGTCATGCCACGAACGCCGAAGAGCCCTTTATTGAAGCGACAGCCTTCTTCATCGCAGAAAGCCACAACTTCAATATTACATTCTGGCGTTATCCCTTCCTCTACTAGCGTTTGGACCACTTCAATCGCACCAAGTACACCTATCGCACCATCAAATCTACCGCCATAAGGCTGGGAATCCACATGTGAACCTAGCATGAGAACAGGCGCATTTGGATTGCTCCCCTTAAGTACCCCAATTAAGTTGGCGAATGGATCGATTGAAGCTTCCAACCCGGCTTCTTCCATCCACCTTTTCACAAGCTCCACGCCTTCTCGATCTTCTTTGGACAAGGCCAACCTGCATACGCCGGTTTCTCCGATTTTCCCGATTTGAGCGAGCTCCTGAATTCGCTGTTGCAGTCGTGAAGCGTTAATTTGTATCTGAGGTGCTCTAGGCAAGTCCTATCATCCTTTCTCCTGATTGGCATCAAACACAGCAAGCAAGGTCTCGATGATAAAAGCAATATCCTCATCTGTCGAAGATAACGGCGGACTTAGCGTGAGAATGTTAGCAAATCCAGGCACCGTATCCCCGTTCTTCCCAATGAGCAGACCCTTTTGCTTGCAGCCTGCAATAATCTTCATCACACGCTCAGCAGTCGCCGGAACCTTCGATACTTGATCTTCTACAAGCTCGATGCCCATTGCTGATCCGAAAATGCGTATCTCGCCAACATGAGGGTGGTCAAGCAAAGGTTCTAATTGAGTTCTAAATGTGCTACCGATATAAGCAGAGCGCGTAACCAGGTTTTCTTTTTCCAAGATCTCCATATTTTTCAACGCAACAACGCAAGAGACTGGATTACCCCCGAAAGTATTGATATGTCTTAAATGGCTGGTCGCTTCTTTATCTTTGAACGATTCATACAATTCAGCCGAAACAGCGGTTGCAGAAAGTGGCGAGTACGCACTGGTCAAGCCTTTGGCCATCGTCACGATGTCGGGTCTCACCCCATAGTTCAGATGACCGAACTTTTCGCCGGATCGACCGAATCCGCAGATCACTTCATCGACAATGAGCAGCACATCATACTTATCACAAATGCTGCGCACCATGGGCAGGTACTCGTCCGGAGGAACAATCATTCCGCCTCCCGTAATTACTGGCTCCACGATTACGCCGGCAACGGAATCTGCACCCTCCCAAACAATGGCATCCTCGATGGCTTTGGCGCATTGAAAACGGCATGCCCCCTTCGTCTGGCCAAATGGACAGCGATAACAATAAGGCGGCGGCACATGCTGAAAGCCTACACCAAGCGGTTCATATTTCAACTTACGCTGCGCTTGCCCTGTTGCACCCAATGCTCCCATGGAATTGCCATGATAAGCGCGATGCCGCGAGATGAACTTATGTTTGGATGGCTTCCCGTTCTGATGATGGTATTGGCGGGCAATCTTGAAGGCCACTTCATTGGCATCTGACCCTGAATTCGAGTAAAAGATTCGATATTCGCCATCCAGCCACTCATTCAATTTCGCCGCTAGTTCAATTGCAGGAACATGGGACTGAACGAGCGTAGCATAAGCGATTTTCATCATTTGCTCAGCGGCCGCTTCCGCTATTTCTTTTCTACCGTGACCCACATTAACGCACCATAATCCGGACATGCCATCCAAATAACGATTTCCATCCACATCCGTAACCCAGCTTCCCTCACCAGAAGCAAGTATCATCGGATTCTCGTTATGTGCTGACATGTGATGCCACACATATTTGCGATCCTTCTCAAGCAGGTCCTCCTTCGTCAGCAGATCACTAACCTCGTTAGCGCTCATAAGCCCAGCTCCCCTCTCCTGATGATGTAAAGAAGGATCGCAGACTACAGTCATCCACGATCCAATCATTCCGAACCTTCACTTGCCCTGTAAAATCGTTTTATCAATCGCCGCAGTCAAATCGGCCGGTTTCTTAATCAAGCCATATTTCAGCGCAATATCTGCAGTCCGTGTCACGGATTCATCTACAAATGAACCGACTTGCTCATTAGTAAATCCTTCCGGCTTTACAAGCTTCGCCATCTCCTTCAGCATCGTTGTTTGGTGCTGCTTGGTCGTACTGCCTGCCGTTACACTTTTCATCACGATATCAACGACTTCTTCCTGATGCTCAATCGCATAATTCCAGCCTTTCATGGTCGCTCTCACGGCTTTAACGGCGAGATCATGGTTCTTGTCGACCCAATCCTTCTTCGCAATGAGCGTATCCTCCAGCATCGCAACACCGGCATCATCAAAGTTAAACACATTCAAATCTGTCTCTTTCACACCGCTCTCAAGCACGACATAGTACTCGTTATAAATCGTTGCTGTCGCCACATCCAGTTGATCCCCAAAGAATTGATCCATCGTGAAGCCTTGTTTCACCAATTGAATGTCTTTCTTCGGGTCAAGCCCGTTCTTCTCCATAAAAGCAAGCACTTGGAACTGCTGGCTGCCCATCCATGTCCCGACCTTCTTATCCTTCATTTTGGTTGGTGCATCGATACCGGTCGATTTTTTGGATAATAGACGGTACGAACTCTTCTGCGTCACTTGCGCTAATGAAACGAGAGGTAATCCATTGTCACGGTTAACTAGCAAGGAATCAAAGCTCGATACGCCGATATCGACAGCGCCATTCACAACCTGCTGCTCGATAATGACATCCGGTCCGCCAGGCACTATTTCTACATCTATTCCTTCATCCTTGTAGAAGCCTTTCTCTTTAGCGGCATAGATTCCGGCAAACTGCGCTTGCGGCACCCATTTCAACTGAATTTTGACCTTCTTGAGCGGCTCTGCCGATGGAGACTTGGTTGCACCTGCTTCGGTAGATGCAGCTGGTGTTGTGGTTGCTGATTTGTCGGAAGCACAAGCTGTGACAAGAACTAAAACCAAGAACATACTAAGCATCAAAGCCAATTTTCCAGTAAGGATTCTCTTTTTCAAACGAACCAATCCTCTCCTATTTATTTCTATGTATGTAAAGATGGTGTCATCCCTTGATGCTCATGTTAAATATTCGTTTTCATTACGATTGGAAATTGACCACGGTATAAAGCGTTTTTCTAAAAGTTGAATAATCGTATATAAAACAATACCCAAAATAGCAGCGATGACAATACAAGCCCAAGCTAGGGGCATATTGGCCAGGCGGATCTGGTCCGAAAGTAAGTAGCCTAGGCCACGCGACGCAATGAAAAATTCCCCCACTATCGCACCAATGATACTCGTTGACATGTTGATTTTAAGGGCAGAGAAAATCAATGGTAAGGCTTTGGGTAATCTTAATTTGAGAAAAAGCTGTCTAGCGCTAGCCGCGTATGAACTCATTAACTCCAGGTAGGACGGCTCAATGGAGCGCAGCCCTTTGTAAGTACTGACCGCCATGGTAGCCATCGTCATGACCGAGACGATCCCCATTCGTGAGGCGACACCATCTCCCAACCAATTATTCATGATTGGCGCAAGTGCCACGATCGGCACCGCATTGAGTGAGGCCATGATCGAAATCGCACCAGCACCCGCTTGTGGCCGAAAGGAAGCCGCGATTGCAGCAAGCCAGCCTAGCAGAGAACCGATGAGGAATCCGCCGATGATTTCTACACCCGTGTACAGCGAGTAAATGAGCAGGATATCGCCATTCTCTCGCATGGCAGTAATGATATCCGAAGGAATAGGCAGCTGATAGCGTTCTAAGCTAAATAAGGTGTGTATCCCTCTGAATTGCCAAAGCAGCAAGAATACGAGTCCGAATAAATACGGGAACAGCTTCATTGGCTGCGTGAACATAGCCGTGTAGTCTGCTCGGGCATTTCCCGTGGAAGCTCGAGTTGGTTCTTCTAAACTCTTTAACGTCGACACTGCAGCTTTTTGGTCTTTGCTTAAAATGACCTCCTTCATGCGCCTCCCCTCCTGCTTTCGCGGAAATCAGGCTGCCAAGGTGTCAGCCATCTTTCTAGGAGAACTAGCATTAGAAAGGTTGTAAAGCCGATAGCAATCGAGACAAGCACTGTGCACCAGAACATGTACACTTGTGCAGCTCCGTAATATAGAGAGCTAACCATTAGCACGCCGATTCCATCGGGAGCTCCCATCAGCTCAACGATAATGGAAGCTGTGATCGCCAGCGGAGCTGATATCTTTAGTCCAGAGAACAGCCCCGGCAGCGCAGATGGCAGCTTGAGCTTCAGATAGCTGTGCCAGGTTGAAGCAGCTAGGGAGCGCATTAGCTCCAACTGTTCAGGCTGCACACTGCGCAGCCCGCGAAGCGAGTTAATGGTGACAGGGAAGAATGTCACATAACCTGCCATAACGATCCGCGAAAGACTCGGATCATGGAGGATGCCGTACAGGATCGGTGCAAGACCGATGATGGGCACCATTTGAGAAGCAACCATGTAAGGTGTTAGCGTGTGTTCAACCGTTTTGGAGAGGCTCATGAAAATGGCTAAAGCGGCACCGAAAATGGTACCAATCAGGAAGCCAGTCATCGCATTGCCGAATGTTGTGAAGCCTTGCTTGATTAGGGTAGGAAGATTGTCTTGTAAGGAGGATATGACCTTATGCAAATAAGGCAGTTTGGAGTCAGGTTGTGAGACTTGAATTACGTTATGGAGCAGCCATGCGAACACTTCCCAGAGGAGGAGCAATGCTGCTATCCAACAAGCAATAACAGCAGCTTGATGCCATTGTTTATCCAATTTGATCATCAAGGGCATCACTCTCCTCGTAAAAGCAATTTCGAATCGAAGCCGTCAACGTATGGAAACGCTCCGATTCTCGGGTTTGCAAAGTGCGATCCTCTCCCAAATCGACGTGGTGAACGGAGTGTACGCGACCAGGATTTGCCGATAAAACAATGATTCGATTAGATAAAAATACAGCTTCCGGAATACTATGAGTAACGAAAACGATCGTCTTATTCGTCTTTCTTTTGATTTCTAGCAATTCGAATTGCAGTTTCTCCTTTGTGAATTCATCGAGCGCCGAGAAGGGTTCATCCATAAACAAAATAGGCGGATCCAGCGATAAAGCACGTGCAATAGCCACTCTTTGCTGCATGCCTCCACTTAGCTGCCAAGGGTAATAATCTCTGAATTTCGTTAAACCTACGGTTTCAAGGAGTTGATCGACCATACCTCTGTACTCCGCGCGATTACGCCCCATTACCTCTAAGGGAAGCTCTACATTTTCGCGTACGGTTCGCCATTCGAAAAGCGTGGGATTTTGAAACACAATGCCGAACTTCCTGCGCAAACGCACTTCCCGCGGATGCTCCTTTTGAATAATAATTTGCCCACTGGAGGGTTGCAGCAGGTCGGCCATCAGCCGCAGCAGCGTTGATTTACCACAGCCGGAAGGCCCAAGTAAGGATACGAATTCATTCTGGGCTACATCGAACGAGATGTCTTGGAGTACAGTCACTTGCCTTCCTTTTTTCCCGAACACCATGCAGACGCCATCCACCGATATTTCCACTTTCTGCTGGGAAAGATCAGAATTCATTGTGTCCCTCCTCATTTGAACTTTATCATTGCGTCATGTAAATGTAATGTATGATTACTGTATATGTTATATTATATTACTTCTATGACGATTTACATTATACAAAGTGTTCCAAAATTAGACTCTGCATTTGACATAGTGTAAAACAACTAATAAAACAACCCCCGCAGCATGGATATAATTTGGATCCCCCTACTCGTTTCTTTATCATACTTGGGGAAGCTAGTTGTTCTTTTTGAGACTCCCTGAATTGTTAACTACATAATATATGTTATGTAAACAAATGATATGCAAATAGCCCCGCTTCACATTTATCTATAATTTGTTCATATTCTCTATTTCTTCATTTTGATAGAATATTTATGTAACTACATAAATCATCTTACAATATGCATTTAACCAACACGGGTTTAACCTTCTTTATTCGTCAGTATTGTTGAGTCAATTAGGAACGCCAGTAGATAAAAGCAATCTGCGTAAAGGAGACCTAGTATTTCTACAAGGAACTTATACAAGCGGAGTTTCCCATGTAGCTATCTTTCTTGGAGATAACAAAGTTCTTCAAGTAGGTACCATGGGAACGAGGGAAGTAAAGATTAGCCCTTACTTTGGTACTCCCTACTATGATGCACATTATTGGGTGCGCGTCGTTTTAATTAACTCGTATGGAAAAAGCCGGTGATCACCGGCTTTTTTTCGTTCTAGACAAGGGATTATGTGCAAAAAGTGCTCTAAGCTTTTACCGTTGGTTCAAGTACAGTAAGCCTGTTATTGTATGTATCAAGGTTTACGTTCGCTCCAATGGGGATTGCCGCTTTATAATACCCATGAGCTGTGCTTACGTTGGTCATGAGAGGTTTTCCTAGAGGAGCAATTACCCCATTTATCAAGTCGTTATAAGTCGTAGAATAAGAAATGGAGCAATTCGTGCATTGCCCCATGACCACACCGACGCAATCTTGAAATTTCCTTGCCATGATCAGATGAGTCAAATATCGGTAAATCACATTCGTTGCTTCGTGTGTCTCTTCTAGGACCAATATTTTTCCAGCTGTATCAATTTCGTATGGAGTTCCAAGTGTATCAACCAATGAAGCGATATTCCCCCCTACGATTGGACCTCTAACATTTCCTTTAATCAGGCCGGTCATCTGCATGCCGGGTGGGTTCTGAATCACTCTTGGGCTGCTGAGGGTTGATGTAGCTGAATAAAACTGGTTGAAGTTATACGCTGGTGTGCTCGTGCTAAAGTCAATTAATAATAGACTTTGAAAAGTAATTAAGTTGGAAAATTGGTACAGGATATTTAATAAAATCGTGATATCACTGTATCCTGTTACGATTTTGGGATTGTTATTTATAATCGTATAATTTAGGTACGGCAAAATATCTTTGACCCCTGTCCCTCCTCTTGTAGGTAATATCATCTTCACACTGCGATTTTCAAACATACTCATAAGGTCTTCAGCACGCTGCTGTGCTGTTGAGGCAACAATGCCACCATAAGCATACGTATATTTCCCCACCACTACTTTGAATCCCATATTTTCAATTGTTCGAATTCTTTCATCAATCATATTTGCATCAAGCGGACTTCCTAAAGTAACAATTCCGATGGTATCACCCCTTTGTAAAATGGGGGGCTTTATAGCCATACATATGCCTCCTACCAAAGAGAACTTATTCAATATTGGATCTACGTTGTAATCTCTCTGTTGCCTTATATGCTTCACACGAACTAATTATTACTTCAACCGTTCTATATCCCCATCCCTACCGGAATAAACGCCGAAACCCTGTTCATTGCTTCCTGCTTTTGTTTATCTCCCACATGGGTGTAAATCTGTGTGGTCTGGATGCTCGCATGGCCAAGTAATTCCTGCAAAGTTCGGATATCCGTCCCTGCC is drawn from Paenibacillus sp. V4I7 and contains these coding sequences:
- a CDS encoding ABC transporter substrate-binding protein, which produces MKKRILTGKLALMLSMFLVLVLVTACASDKSATTTPAASTEAGATKSPSAEPLKKVKIQLKWVPQAQFAGIYAAKEKGFYKDEGIDVEIVPGGPDVIIEQQVVNGAVDIGVSSFDSLLVNRDNGLPLVSLAQVTQKSSYRLLSKKSTGIDAPTKMKDKKVGTWMGSQQFQVLAFMEKNGLDPKKDIQLVKQGFTMDQFFGDQLDVATATIYNEYYVVLESGVKETDLNVFNFDDAGVAMLEDTLIAKKDWVDKNHDLAVKAVRATMKGWNYAIEHQEEVVDIVMKSVTAGSTTKQHQTTMLKEMAKLVKPEGFTNEQVGSFVDESVTRTADIALKYGLIKKPADLTAAIDKTILQGK
- a CDS encoding ABC transporter permease; this encodes MIKLDKQWHQAAVIACWIAALLLLWEVFAWLLHNVIQVSQPDSKLPYLHKVISSLQDNLPTLIKQGFTTFGNAMTGFLIGTIFGAALAIFMSLSKTVEHTLTPYMVASQMVPIIGLAPILYGILHDPSLSRIVMAGYVTFFPVTINSLRGLRSVQPEQLELMRSLAASTWHSYLKLKLPSALPGLFSGLKISAPLAITASIIVELMGAPDGIGVLMVSSLYYGAAQVYMFWCTVLVSIAIGFTTFLMLVLLERWLTPWQPDFRESRRGGA
- a CDS encoding ABC transporter permease; the protein is MKEVILSKDQKAAVSTLKSLEEPTRASTGNARADYTAMFTQPMKLFPYLFGLVFLLLWQFRGIHTLFSLERYQLPIPSDIITAMRENGDILLIYSLYTGVEIIGGFLIGSLLGWLAAIAASFRPQAGAGAISIMASLNAVPIVALAPIMNNWLGDGVASRMGIVSVMTMATMAVSTYKGLRSIEPSYLELMSSYAASARQLFLKLRLPKALPLIFSALKINMSTSIIGAIVGEFFIASRGLGYLLSDQIRLANMPLAWACIVIAAILGIVLYTIIQLLEKRFIPWSISNRNENEYLT
- a CDS encoding LD-carboxypeptidase, translated to MAIKPPILQRGDTIGIVTLGSPLDANMIDERIRTIENMGFKVVVGKYTYAYGGIVASTAQQRAEDLMSMFENRSVKMILPTRGGTGVKDILPYLNYTIINNNPKIVTGYSDITILLNILYQFSNLITFQSLLLIDFSTSTPAYNFNQFYSATSTLSSPRVIQNPPGMQMTGLIKGNVRGPIVGGNIASLVDTLGTPYEIDTAGKILVLEETHEATNVIYRYLTHLIMARKFQDCVGVVMGQCTNCSISYSTTYNDLINGVIAPLGKPLMTNVSTAHGYYKAAIPIGANVNLDTYNNRLTVLEPTVKA
- a CDS encoding aspartate aminotransferase family protein: MSANEVSDLLTKEDLLEKDRKYVWHHMSAHNENPMILASGEGSWVTDVDGNRYLDGMSGLWCVNVGHGRKEIAEAAAEQMMKIAYATLVQSHVPAIELAAKLNEWLDGEYRIFYSNSGSDANEVAFKIARQYHHQNGKPSKHKFISRHRAYHGNSMGALGATGQAQRKLKYEPLGVGFQHVPPPYCYRCPFGQTKGACRFQCAKAIEDAIVWEGADSVAGVIVEPVITGGGMIVPPDEYLPMVRSICDKYDVLLIVDEVICGFGRSGEKFGHLNYGVRPDIVTMAKGLTSAYSPLSATAVSAELYESFKDKEATSHLRHINTFGGNPVSCVVALKNMEILEKENLVTRSAYIGSTFRTQLEPLLDHPHVGEIRIFGSAMGIELVEDQVSKVPATAERVMKIIAGCKQKGLLIGKNGDTVPGFANILTLSPPLSSTDEDIAFIIETLLAVFDANQEKG
- a CDS encoding M20 family metallo-hydrolase — translated: MPRAPQIQINASRLQQRIQELAQIGKIGETGVCRLALSKEDREGVELVKRWMEEAGLEASIDPFANLIGVLKGSNPNAPVLMLGSHVDSQPYGGRFDGAIGVLGAIEVVQTLVEEGITPECNIEVVAFCDEEGCRFNKGLFGVRGMTGKLEENELERTDKNGVTRREALVQFGCDPADFESYVYQEGRIGAFLELHIEQGPVLESLDAPIGIVSGISGPLWLTVEMIGFAGHAGSVPMSMRHDALLGCAKIIVALNELVRQEPGAPTVGTVGSLSVFPDSRNIIPEKVSFTIDLRDIDLRRRNALEAELLSVIENVSLEHGLTYTIREDTNSEPRYCANWIKQSLHQEAALMGLTPPELMSGPFHDSLTMSYVCDYGMIFVRCLEGISHNPKEYASPEDITLGTELLYRTARRIATEKGASSHE
- a CDS encoding C40 family peptidase, which translates into the protein MLQYAFNQHGFNLLYSSVLLSQLGTPVDKSNLRKGDLVFLQGTYTSGVSHVAIFLGDNKVLQVGTMGTREVKISPYFGTPYYDAHYWVRVVLINSYGKSR
- a CDS encoding ABC transporter ATP-binding protein translates to MNSDLSQQKVEISVDGVCMVFGKKGRQVTVLQDISFDVAQNEFVSLLGPSGCGKSTLLRLMADLLQPSSGQIIIQKEHPREVRLRRKFGIVFQNPTLFEWRTVRENVELPLEVMGRNRAEYRGMVDQLLETVGLTKFRDYYPWQLSGGMQQRVAIARALSLDPPILFMDEPFSALDEFTKEKLQFELLEIKRKTNKTIVFVTHSIPEAVFLSNRIIVLSANPGRVHSVHHVDLGEDRTLQTRESERFHTLTASIRNCFYEESDALDDQIG